One region of Diabrotica undecimpunctata isolate CICGRU chromosome 6, icDiaUnde3, whole genome shotgun sequence genomic DNA includes:
- the LOC140443301 gene encoding uncharacterized protein isoform X1: MFVVREVVVEMSFWRELHCECEQLSLVKTSAFFIILFLQNGYCNKDEYQACRYEESTVGNTSQKAFWYSSGIQNEIILSTPPCIHQNGTLITRVCKNGKWIPDLAKTVCPKATGKKRTCPPKFEETPTSCLFIAPAQPWAHICNSQTLNMEPDNTSLKNELIWLPYKRLTEYGRFESVAFGDKFGTPFDNPISASLTDPNFFDKNCLVADSTSKKYYPEFCNNTHRYICEFSKELTNSKCPKNCISADYISGSCYCKYERDCPDLARVDNIYDLTVLQDIIRDDNRDDVCYVGKNNDPDESFVGLMQSISVHRWSYTNERLNCRMCLTTRYKSSTKYDAEMALAFDENSSSLCLTIYHPESLFNEGLDQTIYCYTDADAYELKKRKKVSFLFSNKDTAEPYNIYEVELEEYIGVYWCEGYTDMDDNDENKVNSNHVLAYKTKTGSEFAARLVIRSICILFPCDISYNIDFETIIKKTLTDFRQEVRVMEIYSFDFETIDILLHVTTKGTDNVMENYKYVCDQIKQKEEKNELTINYIRSSEYCLPEKSVGLDWPLTPMGQGAVPDQLCLQYNSLPVVRYCGGTFSTGAIWKDVVGSCASNTAIPDSTKYLYGALNKSVSDETITNITNLIRNDPHLPVISIYYAAKFLNKIYSQTNTTISNSINSTIDLTDSILEVQKETLVYSQELLNVTDDLIDLVENILASTTIEDDHLCLQRNNVIIHVTNPVLSGVGGVVVYQQSGEAPYVEDLPRNSTFREVRPNALIALLIPEEIIHYKNGSNLTVITTVYFKDAFFESNYTKKPSGPVISVTIPEFGGYLPTPIPILFDVTNFTDTPECVFWDYGKKTLRKKGHWSKVGGTYVGQLSNISTYHICMYSHLTHFSLLRESLGADITETDYIILDIITIIGDIMSALGVSGIFVTAMMFKKWRKKPGTTILLHLSVSIFLETILMQLTDLNMFSLPDACSVFGIFIHYMVISKFCWMLVYSFLQYMRFVKVLSILPENIVLKSTIFGWGFAILPVSITNIYSATYKMRKHNYCYPEGIYLYLGIGLPVLLIISINTFVFFTVMREVTSNTVESHGSKENVQKLQIQLGFLLFFVLGIPWIFWVFASLIYIQWIKITLIYIFSITSNVQGFILFLFYVVFNSETRLAWQKYFIHTRPKSFSISTKTSSRS, encoded by the coding sequence gcatGCAGATATGAAGAATCTACTGTAGGTAACACATCGCAAAAGGCGTTTTGGTATTCAAGTGGAATTCAGAATGAAATAATCCTATCTACTCCACCATGTATCCATCAGAATGGGACTTTGATTACAAGAgtatgtaaaaatggtaaatgGATACCAGATCTTGCCAAAACAGTTTGTCCAAAAGCAACAGGAAAAAAACGAACTTGTCCTCCAAAATTCGAAGAAACTCCTACCAGTTGCCTATTTATAGCTCCCGCTCAACCATGGGCGCATATTTGCAATTCGCAAACTTTAAATATGGAACCTGATAACACTTCTTTAAAAAACGAACTTATATGGTTACCTTACAAGAGATTAACAGAATATGGTCGGTTTGAATCGGTTGCTTTTGGTGACAAATTTGGCACTCCATTTGATAATCCCATAAGTGCTTCGTTGACTGATCCCAATTTTTTTGACAAGAACTGTTTGGTTGCCGATAGTACATCAAAAAAATATTATCCGGAGTTTTGTAATAATACACATCGATATATTTGTGAATTTTCTAAGGAGCTGACAAACTCTAAATGTCCGAAAAACTGTATTAGTGCTGATTATATATCGGGTTCTTGTTACTGCAAATATGAACGCGATTGTCCAGATCTTGCCAGGGTTGACAATATTTACGATCTTACAGTTCTTCAAGATATTATACGTGATGATAACCGTGACGATGTTTGTTACGTTGGGAAAAATAATGATCCAGATGAATCGTTTGTAGGATTAATGCAGTCAATAAGCGTTCACCGTTGGAGCTATACAAATGAACGTTTAAACTGCAGAATGTGTCTTACTACTAGGTATAAATCTTCAACTAAGTATGATGCAGAGATGGCTTTAGCCTTTGATGAAAATAGTTCCAGTTTGTGTCTTACGATCTATCATCCTGAAAGTTTATTTAACGAAGGTCTTGATCAGACAATATATTGTTATACTGACGCAGATGCGTATGagttgaaaaaaagaaaaaaagtgtcATTCTTATTTTCAAATAAAGATACTGCCGAACCATACAATATATATGAAGTGGAATTAGAAGAATATATTGGAGTTTATTGGTGTGAAGGTTATACAGATATGGACGATAATGATGAAAATAAGGTTAATTCAAACCATGTTTTGGCTTATAAAACTAAGACAGGTAGTGAATTTGCTGCAAGACTAGTAATCAGAAGTATTTGTATCTTATTTCCTTGTGACATAAGTTATAATATTGACTTTGAAACTATAATTAAAAAGACTCTTACAGATTTTAGACAAGAGGTTCGGGTTATGGAGATTTACAGTTTTGACTTTGAAACAATAGATATTTTACTCCATGTAACCACTAAAGGCACGGATAATGTTATGGAAAATTACAAGTATGTTTGTGaccaaataaaacaaaaggaggAGAAAAACGAGCTAACTATTAATTACATCAGAAGTTCTGAATATTGCTTACCGGAAAAATCCGTTGGATTAGACTGGCCTCTTACGCCTATGGGTCAAGGAGCAGTACCAGATCAATTATGCCTGCAATATAACTCGCTTCCAGTAGTGCGGTATTGCGGTGGAACTTTTTCAACTGGTGCAATCTGGAAAGATGTGGTAGGAAGTTGTGCTTCCAACACTGCGATTCCCGATAGCACTAAGTATTTATATGGTGCTTTAAACAAAAGTGTCAGCGACGAAACTATTACTAACATTACTAATCTGATTAGAAATGATCCACATCTACCAGTTATATCAATTTATTACGCTGCAAAGTTTTTGAATAAGATATATTCACAGACAAACACAACAATTAGTAACTCTATCAATAGTACCATAGATCTAACAGATAGTATACTTGAAGTACAAAAAGAAACGTTGGTTTATTCACAAGAACTGTTAAACGTTACAGATGATTTAATTGATTTAGTTGAAAATATTCTTGCAAGTACTACTATTGAAGATGATCATTTATGTTTACAAAGAAACAATGTTATTATACATGTAACTAACCCAGTGTTAAGCGGAGTTGGTGGCGTGGTTGTTTATCAACAAAGTGGGGAAGCTCCGTATGTTGAGGATCTTCCTAGAAACAGTACCTTTCGTGAGGTTAGACCAAATGCATTGATTGCTTTACTTATACCAGAAGAaattatacattataaaaacgGTTCAAATCTAACAGTAATAACGACAGTTTATTTTAAGGATGCTTTTTTTGAAAGCAACTATACTAAAAAGCCTTCAGGTCCAGTAATAAGTGTAACTATACCTGAATTTGGAGGTTATCTTCCGACACCTATACCGATTTTGTTTGATGTAACAAATTTTACGGATACACCAGAATGCGTCTTCTGGGACTATGGCAAAAAGACCTTAAGAAAAAAGGGACATTGGTCGAAAGTTGGAGGAACGTACGTTGGACAACTAAGTAATATAAGTACTTATCATATTTGTATGTATTCCCATTTAACGCACTTTTCTCTTTTAAGAGAATCATTGGGCGCTGATATAACTGAAACCGATTATATTATTCTTGACATCATAACAATAATTGGTGATATTATGTCAGCACTTGGTGTAAGTGGAATCTTTGTTACAGCAATGATGTTTAAGAAATGGCGTAAAAAACCAGGAACAACTATTTTGTTACATTTGTCTGTTTCTATATTTCTGGAAACCATTTTAATGCAGTTGACTGATTTAAATATGTTTTCATTGCCGGACGCTTGCTcagtttttggtatttttatacaCTATATGGTCATTAGTAAATTTTGTTGGATGCTGGTCTATTCGTTCTTGCAGTATATGAGATTTGTAAAGGTACTATCTATCTTGCCTGAAAATATAGTACTTAAATCGACTATTTTTGGATGGGGATTTGCTATCTTGCCAGTGAGCATTACAAACATTTATTCAGCCACGTACAAAATGAGAAAACACAACTACTGCTATCCTGAAGGAATCTATCTTTATTTAGGTATAGGTTTAccagttttattaattatatcAATAAACACATTCGTATTTTTCACTGTAATGAGAGAAGTCACTTCCAACACGGTGGAATCTCACGGAAGTAAGGAAAATgttcaaaaattacaaatacaaCTTggttttctcttattttttgtaTTGGGCATACCttggatattttgggtttttgcaAGTTTAATATATATTCAGTGGATAAAGATAACTTTAATCTATATATTCTCCATTACTTCGAATGTGCAAGgatttatattgtttttgttttatgttgtttttaatAGTGAAACTAGGCTAGCTTGgcagaaatattttatacatactAGGCCTAAATCTTTCTCGATTAGTACCAAAACTAGCAGTAGATCTTAA
- the LOC140443301 gene encoding uncharacterized protein isoform X2, which translates to MKQMSITQACRYEESTVGNTSQKAFWYSSGIQNEIILSTPPCIHQNGTLITRVCKNGKWIPDLAKTVCPKATGKKRTCPPKFEETPTSCLFIAPAQPWAHICNSQTLNMEPDNTSLKNELIWLPYKRLTEYGRFESVAFGDKFGTPFDNPISASLTDPNFFDKNCLVADSTSKKYYPEFCNNTHRYICEFSKELTNSKCPKNCISADYISGSCYCKYERDCPDLARVDNIYDLTVLQDIIRDDNRDDVCYVGKNNDPDESFVGLMQSISVHRWSYTNERLNCRMCLTTRYKSSTKYDAEMALAFDENSSSLCLTIYHPESLFNEGLDQTIYCYTDADAYELKKRKKVSFLFSNKDTAEPYNIYEVELEEYIGVYWCEGYTDMDDNDENKVNSNHVLAYKTKTGSEFAARLVIRSICILFPCDISYNIDFETIIKKTLTDFRQEVRVMEIYSFDFETIDILLHVTTKGTDNVMENYKYVCDQIKQKEEKNELTINYIRSSEYCLPEKSVGLDWPLTPMGQGAVPDQLCLQYNSLPVVRYCGGTFSTGAIWKDVVGSCASNTAIPDSTKYLYGALNKSVSDETITNITNLIRNDPHLPVISIYYAAKFLNKIYSQTNTTISNSINSTIDLTDSILEVQKETLVYSQELLNVTDDLIDLVENILASTTIEDDHLCLQRNNVIIHVTNPVLSGVGGVVVYQQSGEAPYVEDLPRNSTFREVRPNALIALLIPEEIIHYKNGSNLTVITTVYFKDAFFESNYTKKPSGPVISVTIPEFGGYLPTPIPILFDVTNFTDTPECVFWDYGKKTLRKKGHWSKVGGTYVGQLSNISTYHICMYSHLTHFSLLRESLGADITETDYIILDIITIIGDIMSALGVSGIFVTAMMFKKWRKKPGTTILLHLSVSIFLETILMQLTDLNMFSLPDACSVFGIFIHYMVISKFCWMLVYSFLQYMRFVKVLSILPENIVLKSTIFGWGFAILPVSITNIYSATYKMRKHNYCYPEGIYLYLGIGLPVLLIISINTFVFFTVMREVTSNTVESHGSKENVQKLQIQLGFLLFFVLGIPWIFWVFASLIYIQWIKITLIYIFSITSNVQGFILFLFYVVFNSETRLAWQKYFIHTRPKSFSISTKTSSRS; encoded by the coding sequence gcatGCAGATATGAAGAATCTACTGTAGGTAACACATCGCAAAAGGCGTTTTGGTATTCAAGTGGAATTCAGAATGAAATAATCCTATCTACTCCACCATGTATCCATCAGAATGGGACTTTGATTACAAGAgtatgtaaaaatggtaaatgGATACCAGATCTTGCCAAAACAGTTTGTCCAAAAGCAACAGGAAAAAAACGAACTTGTCCTCCAAAATTCGAAGAAACTCCTACCAGTTGCCTATTTATAGCTCCCGCTCAACCATGGGCGCATATTTGCAATTCGCAAACTTTAAATATGGAACCTGATAACACTTCTTTAAAAAACGAACTTATATGGTTACCTTACAAGAGATTAACAGAATATGGTCGGTTTGAATCGGTTGCTTTTGGTGACAAATTTGGCACTCCATTTGATAATCCCATAAGTGCTTCGTTGACTGATCCCAATTTTTTTGACAAGAACTGTTTGGTTGCCGATAGTACATCAAAAAAATATTATCCGGAGTTTTGTAATAATACACATCGATATATTTGTGAATTTTCTAAGGAGCTGACAAACTCTAAATGTCCGAAAAACTGTATTAGTGCTGATTATATATCGGGTTCTTGTTACTGCAAATATGAACGCGATTGTCCAGATCTTGCCAGGGTTGACAATATTTACGATCTTACAGTTCTTCAAGATATTATACGTGATGATAACCGTGACGATGTTTGTTACGTTGGGAAAAATAATGATCCAGATGAATCGTTTGTAGGATTAATGCAGTCAATAAGCGTTCACCGTTGGAGCTATACAAATGAACGTTTAAACTGCAGAATGTGTCTTACTACTAGGTATAAATCTTCAACTAAGTATGATGCAGAGATGGCTTTAGCCTTTGATGAAAATAGTTCCAGTTTGTGTCTTACGATCTATCATCCTGAAAGTTTATTTAACGAAGGTCTTGATCAGACAATATATTGTTATACTGACGCAGATGCGTATGagttgaaaaaaagaaaaaaagtgtcATTCTTATTTTCAAATAAAGATACTGCCGAACCATACAATATATATGAAGTGGAATTAGAAGAATATATTGGAGTTTATTGGTGTGAAGGTTATACAGATATGGACGATAATGATGAAAATAAGGTTAATTCAAACCATGTTTTGGCTTATAAAACTAAGACAGGTAGTGAATTTGCTGCAAGACTAGTAATCAGAAGTATTTGTATCTTATTTCCTTGTGACATAAGTTATAATATTGACTTTGAAACTATAATTAAAAAGACTCTTACAGATTTTAGACAAGAGGTTCGGGTTATGGAGATTTACAGTTTTGACTTTGAAACAATAGATATTTTACTCCATGTAACCACTAAAGGCACGGATAATGTTATGGAAAATTACAAGTATGTTTGTGaccaaataaaacaaaaggaggAGAAAAACGAGCTAACTATTAATTACATCAGAAGTTCTGAATATTGCTTACCGGAAAAATCCGTTGGATTAGACTGGCCTCTTACGCCTATGGGTCAAGGAGCAGTACCAGATCAATTATGCCTGCAATATAACTCGCTTCCAGTAGTGCGGTATTGCGGTGGAACTTTTTCAACTGGTGCAATCTGGAAAGATGTGGTAGGAAGTTGTGCTTCCAACACTGCGATTCCCGATAGCACTAAGTATTTATATGGTGCTTTAAACAAAAGTGTCAGCGACGAAACTATTACTAACATTACTAATCTGATTAGAAATGATCCACATCTACCAGTTATATCAATTTATTACGCTGCAAAGTTTTTGAATAAGATATATTCACAGACAAACACAACAATTAGTAACTCTATCAATAGTACCATAGATCTAACAGATAGTATACTTGAAGTACAAAAAGAAACGTTGGTTTATTCACAAGAACTGTTAAACGTTACAGATGATTTAATTGATTTAGTTGAAAATATTCTTGCAAGTACTACTATTGAAGATGATCATTTATGTTTACAAAGAAACAATGTTATTATACATGTAACTAACCCAGTGTTAAGCGGAGTTGGTGGCGTGGTTGTTTATCAACAAAGTGGGGAAGCTCCGTATGTTGAGGATCTTCCTAGAAACAGTACCTTTCGTGAGGTTAGACCAAATGCATTGATTGCTTTACTTATACCAGAAGAaattatacattataaaaacgGTTCAAATCTAACAGTAATAACGACAGTTTATTTTAAGGATGCTTTTTTTGAAAGCAACTATACTAAAAAGCCTTCAGGTCCAGTAATAAGTGTAACTATACCTGAATTTGGAGGTTATCTTCCGACACCTATACCGATTTTGTTTGATGTAACAAATTTTACGGATACACCAGAATGCGTCTTCTGGGACTATGGCAAAAAGACCTTAAGAAAAAAGGGACATTGGTCGAAAGTTGGAGGAACGTACGTTGGACAACTAAGTAATATAAGTACTTATCATATTTGTATGTATTCCCATTTAACGCACTTTTCTCTTTTAAGAGAATCATTGGGCGCTGATATAACTGAAACCGATTATATTATTCTTGACATCATAACAATAATTGGTGATATTATGTCAGCACTTGGTGTAAGTGGAATCTTTGTTACAGCAATGATGTTTAAGAAATGGCGTAAAAAACCAGGAACAACTATTTTGTTACATTTGTCTGTTTCTATATTTCTGGAAACCATTTTAATGCAGTTGACTGATTTAAATATGTTTTCATTGCCGGACGCTTGCTcagtttttggtatttttatacaCTATATGGTCATTAGTAAATTTTGTTGGATGCTGGTCTATTCGTTCTTGCAGTATATGAGATTTGTAAAGGTACTATCTATCTTGCCTGAAAATATAGTACTTAAATCGACTATTTTTGGATGGGGATTTGCTATCTTGCCAGTGAGCATTACAAACATTTATTCAGCCACGTACAAAATGAGAAAACACAACTACTGCTATCCTGAAGGAATCTATCTTTATTTAGGTATAGGTTTAccagttttattaattatatcAATAAACACATTCGTATTTTTCACTGTAATGAGAGAAGTCACTTCCAACACGGTGGAATCTCACGGAAGTAAGGAAAATgttcaaaaattacaaatacaaCTTggttttctcttattttttgtaTTGGGCATACCttggatattttgggtttttgcaAGTTTAATATATATTCAGTGGATAAAGATAACTTTAATCTATATATTCTCCATTACTTCGAATGTGCAAGgatttatattgtttttgttttatgttgtttttaatAGTGAAACTAGGCTAGCTTGgcagaaatattttatacatactAGGCCTAAATCTTTCTCGATTAGTACCAAAACTAGCAGTAGATCTTAA